A window from Halomicrobium urmianum encodes these proteins:
- a CDS encoding universal stress protein: MYDRVLYPTDGSDGAEVATAHAIEVARRFEAPLHVLYVVDVSAAQSTDAYDRVPLDATVEALEGAGEEIVDRVRERAAEAGLAVDASVVEGMPASAIVGFAEADDVIVMGTHGRTGLDRYLIGSTTEKVVRTADVPVVTVPMTETQAPDDAPGVGDGDAV, translated from the coding sequence GTGTACGACCGCGTGCTCTACCCGACCGACGGCAGCGACGGCGCGGAGGTCGCCACGGCCCACGCAATCGAGGTCGCCCGCAGGTTCGAGGCCCCGCTGCACGTCCTGTACGTCGTCGACGTCTCGGCCGCCCAGTCGACCGACGCCTATGACAGGGTGCCGCTGGACGCGACCGTCGAGGCCCTGGAGGGCGCCGGCGAGGAGATCGTCGACCGCGTCCGCGAGCGGGCCGCCGAGGCCGGCCTCGCGGTCGACGCCTCCGTCGTCGAGGGGATGCCCGCCAGCGCTATCGTCGGGTTCGCCGAGGCCGACGACGTCATCGTGATGGGGACCCACGGCCGCACCGGCCTCGACCGGTACCTCATCGGCAGCACGACCGAGAAGGTCGTCCGGACGGCCGACGTGCCGGTGGTGACCGTCCCGATGACGGAGACGCAGGCGCCCGACGACGCCCCCGGTGTGGGGGACGGGGACGCGGTCTGA
- a CDS encoding CBS domain-containing protein — protein sequence MASVRIGSLFGIPIKLGASFLLVLPVLAYLIGAQVGPTAELLNGLFDAGIDAAALTGGAQPWLLGTAAALGLFVSVLLHELGHSLVARRYGLAIESITLWFLGGLAQFAEMPDDWRHELVIAVAGPAVSVALGLAGYAAVVALPPTAPAALFVFGYLAILNVALAAFNMLPGFPMDGGRVLRALLSRNRSRLEATQIAAAVGKGFAVLLGLAGVLAFNLFWVLIAFFIFIAASGETRQVLVEAAFEGLTVGEIMTPAAELDTVAPETPLDELLDRMLRERHTGYPVLAGSELAGVVTLEDVQERSPGARDGAAVADVMSTDLVTVPRDAEATEALSALQREGVGRVLVTDTDGRLAGLVSRTDLMTVLEIARTDGTRPGRSASVEH from the coding sequence ATGGCCAGTGTCCGCATCGGATCGCTGTTCGGCATCCCGATCAAGCTCGGCGCGTCGTTCCTGCTCGTGTTGCCGGTGCTGGCCTACCTCATCGGCGCGCAGGTGGGACCGACGGCGGAGCTGCTCAACGGGCTCTTCGACGCGGGTATCGACGCCGCAGCGCTGACCGGCGGGGCTCAACCGTGGCTACTCGGGACGGCCGCCGCCCTCGGCCTGTTCGTCAGCGTCCTGCTACACGAACTGGGCCACTCGCTGGTGGCGCGGCGGTACGGCCTGGCGATCGAGTCGATCACGCTGTGGTTCCTCGGCGGCCTCGCGCAGTTCGCCGAGATGCCCGACGACTGGCGGCACGAACTGGTCATCGCCGTCGCCGGGCCGGCCGTCAGCGTGGCCCTCGGGCTGGCGGGCTACGCGGCCGTCGTCGCGCTGCCGCCCACCGCGCCCGCCGCGCTGTTCGTCTTCGGCTACCTGGCGATTCTGAACGTGGCGCTGGCCGCGTTCAACATGCTGCCGGGGTTCCCGATGGACGGGGGCCGCGTGCTGCGGGCGCTGCTGTCGCGCAACCGCTCGCGGCTGGAGGCGACGCAGATCGCCGCCGCCGTCGGGAAGGGCTTCGCCGTGCTGCTCGGTCTGGCGGGCGTCCTCGCCTTCAACCTCTTCTGGGTCCTGATCGCCTTCTTCATCTTCATCGCCGCCTCCGGCGAGACCCGGCAGGTCCTCGTTGAGGCGGCCTTTGAGGGGCTGACCGTCGGCGAGATCATGACGCCCGCCGCGGAGCTGGACACGGTCGCGCCGGAGACCCCGCTAGACGAGCTGCTGGACCGGATGCTCCGCGAGCGCCACACCGGCTACCCCGTGCTCGCGGGCAGCGAACTGGCGGGCGTCGTCACGCTGGAGGACGTCCAGGAGCGGTCCCCAGGAGCCCGCGACGGGGCCGCAGTCGCGGACGTGATGTCGACGGACCTCGTCACGGTCCCCCGCGACGCCGAGGCGACCGAGGCGCTGTCGGCGCTCCAGCGCGAGGGGGTCGGTCGGGTGCTCGTGACCGACACCGACGGCCGACTCGCCGGCCTCGTCTCCCGGACGGACCTGATGACGGTGCTCGAGATCGCCCGGACCGACGGGACCCGGCCCGGACGATCCGCGTCTGTCGAGCACTGA